From the Thomasclavelia ramosa DSM 1402 genome, the window CTAAAGTATTCCCTTTCATTTGTCCACGATATCCAATCCCAACTATTTCTAATTGTTTTTTGAATCCTTCATGAACTCCTTCAATCATGTTTGCAAGCAATGCTCTTGTTGTACCATGTAATTGTTTATGAGTTTTTTGTTCACTACTTCTAGCAACAGTGATTACATTATCTTCTTTGTTAATTGTAATTACTGGTGAAAATTGTCTTACTAAAGTCCCTTTAGCTCCTGTAACAGTTACTGTATTATCAGCAGCGATATCAACTGTAACTCCTTCAGGTACATTAATAATTTTATTACCGACACGAGACATCAGTTTGCACCTCCTGAATTGTATTTTTTATTACCAAATATATGCAAGAACTTCGCCACCAACTTGTTTAGCGCGAGCTTCTTTATCTGTCATCAAACCTTGAGAAGTTGATAAGATTACGATACCTAAACCATTTAATACTTTAGGAATTTCGTTTACTTTAGCATATACACGTAATCCTGGTTTAGAAATTCTTTTTAAATCAGTGATTACTCTATCATTTCCTCTATATTTTAAAGTGATATTAATGTTTTTGATTGGACCTTCGCCCTCAACTTTATATCCTTTAATGAATCCTTCGTTTTTCAAAATTTCAGCAATATCAGCTTTTAATTTTGATGCAGGCACCATTACTGTTTCGTGATGTTGTCTATTTGCATTACGGATTCTTGTTAACATATCTGCAATTGGATCTGTCATAACCATTTGCTAATCCTCCTTCCATCTGGATAAAATCTAATTACCAGCTTGCTTTCTTTACACCTGGAATTTCACCTTTGTAAGCTAATTCGCGGAAGCAAATTCTACAAAGTTTGAATTTTCTAATTACTGAATGTGGTCTTCCACAACGTTCACAACGTGTGTATTCACGCACTTTGTATTTTTGAGGACGTTGTTGTTTCACTTTCATTGATGTTTTTGCCATATTTTTGTGAGTCCTCCTTATTTCTTGAACGGCATTCCTAATTGAGCTAATAACTCGCGACCTTCTTCATCGCTCTTAGCTGTAGTTACGAATACGATATCCATTCCTCTTAATTTGTTTACTTTATCGAAATTGATTTCTGGGAAAATTAATTGTTCTTTAATACCTAAAGTGTAATTTCCTCTTCCATCAAATGAGTTATTTGATACACCTCTAAAATCTCTTACACGTGGCAATGAGATATTTACTAATTTATCTAAAAATTCATACATTCTTTCACCACGTAAAGTTACCTTACATCCGATTGGAGCACCTTCACGTAATTTAAATCCAGCGATTGATTTTTTAGCTCTAGTGATAACTGGTTTTTGTCCAGTAATTAATGTTAATTCATTAACAGCTTCATCTAATAATTTAGAGTTAGAAACTGCATCACCAACACCGATATTTAAAACGATTTTT encodes:
- the rplF gene encoding 50S ribosomal protein L6 yields the protein MSRVGNKIINVPEGVTVDIAADNTVTVTGAKGTLVRQFSPVITINKEDNVITVARSSEQKTHKQLHGTTRALLANMIEGVHEGFKKQLEIVGIGYRGQMKGNTLVLNIGYSHQVEIEAEEGVTIETPNNTTIVVSGISKERVGQVAAQIREVRKPEPYKGKGIKYSDERIIRKEGKTAGKK
- the rpsH gene encoding 30S ribosomal protein S8, producing the protein MVMTDPIADMLTRIRNANRQHHETVMVPASKLKADIAEILKNEGFIKGYKVEGEGPIKNINITLKYRGNDRVITDLKRISKPGLRVYAKVNEIPKVLNGLGIVILSTSQGLMTDKEARAKQVGGEVLAYIW
- a CDS encoding type Z 30S ribosomal protein S14 is translated as MAKTSMKVKQQRPQKYKVREYTRCERCGRPHSVIRKFKLCRICFRELAYKGEIPGVKKASW
- the rplE gene encoding 50S ribosomal protein L5; protein product: MNRLMERYQNDVVKSLVEKFNYSSSMQAPKVEKIVLNIGVGDAVSNSKLLDEAVNELTLITGQKPVITRAKKSIAGFKLREGAPIGCKVTLRGERMYEFLDKLVNISLPRVRDFRGVSNNSFDGRGNYTLGIKEQLIFPEINFDKVNKLRGMDIVFVTTAKSDEEGRELLAQLGMPFKK